The region TACTAATTAGTATTGAATTTCTATTATTATCCAATTGTGCTGAGTTTTATTCTATTTTAGAATAgttttatgataatttatgaaCTGCAGGCTGGGAGATATGATAACAAATGAGACAGGTAATCTACGCTCTGCAGGGGTGGTTCAAGTTTTGGATGTGGGCTGTGGTGTTGCTAGCTTTTCAGCTTATCTTCTTCCCTTGGATATACAGACAATGTCCTTTGCTCCTAAAGATGGTCATGAGAATCAAATTCAGTTTGCTTTAGAGCGAGGAATTAGTGCAATGATTTCTGCTATAGCCACAAAACAACTTCCATATCCCTCTAGTTCTTTTGAGATGGTACACTGTTCAAGGTGCCGCGTGGATTGGCATGAGAATGGTATGTAATCAATTTTGTGTCTTTTGGTTTTGGAATGTTATCAATTAATTACTGTATAAGAACAAGGGTTCTACTTAAGGGACAAGTTATTTTAATCTTGTTTGCTTTATGATTTTGTTGTCTGTGGTTGattcttattaatttttttcattcGAGGGGGTTTATGTGTTTGGGGGTTCGTATGGTGTGGATTATTGTTTTATAGTCCGTACAAACTCTTTTGGTAGTAATGTTAAGTTTCCATAGCTTAGTTTTGCTTCTTTTTCTAAAATATGTAGATGATGTATTTGAGTGGTTGCTGTTTATAAATGCCATATGCCTTGTCATTatgaaatttaattattttaaatgttaGTGTTAATTATTTCTCAGACTCTTTAAATTTCCGGTTGCTTGTTTTCTTTTAAAGTGTAGTATTTATTTATTAGAATATACTTTGGTATGGGACAAAATATTATGCATCCATAATATTCTGCATTCGAAGGCTAATTTTGAATCAATACAAGTACTTTTTCCTTAGATGTAGTACTTACAGGCATTCTTCATTTTGTGCAGATGGCATACTACTAAAAGAAGTGAACCGCCTTTTGCGGACTAATGGGTACTTTGTCTATTCTGCTCCACCTGCTTATCGGAAGGATAAAAACTATCCAATGATTTGGGAGAAATTGGTTAACATAACCTCTGCAATGTGCTGGAAACTCATAGCTCAAAAAGTTCAGACAGCTATCTGGAAAAAGGTTGATGATCAATCATGTCTCCTGCGTAATGCTGATGAGGGCATTTTAGATATATGTGATTCTGTAGATGACTCTACTGCATCATGGAATACACCGCTCAGAAATTGTGTTCAAGTCAGGGGTGCACAAACACATCCTCAAGAACTTCCTTCAAGACCAGAGCGTCTATCTGTGTACTCAGAAAGTCTTAGCAGAATAGGTGTGTTTTTTCTCTTCCCCACTTTTTCCTTGAAGAATATATTTCCAGTTCTCTAAGCTCATTCATCtcattgtttttaaaactatgACAGTGTGATTATGCAAACCAGAGCTTGATTAGTAAATCAAAAGTTATTAGTCTAAAGGCTTTATTGTGACATTAAAAGCTGATTCCTAGAAAGCTACACGAATTTCATTTTGCACTGATCTTCTAATCATTAAGGGTTTTGTGATTAGCATTGGCCACTAATGCATGTTATCCATAACAAATTTTTTGGAGAAAGACGATGATCAACTTCTGCATGgatttattttaattgttaaaatgttataaataataattgaactttttttttctctattttttttgttaattgttACTTTTACTCTGAATATAATAAATGGGGAAGGAAAAACAGGGTAGTTGGTTTTGCACTCCCAGTGAACTTTGTAATTGTAGAACTAGAGTATGCCAATGTAGAATTACAAAGTAGTTGTGCATGTGGTGAGATAACTCATTATGTTCACGGCAGGTATTGGTCAGGAAGAATTTGCTTCAGATACTGCCTTTTGGCAAGATCAAATCGGTCACTACTGGAGGCTTCTGAATGTCAACGAGACTGAAGTGCGAAATGTCATGGATATGAATGCTTTCTGTGGTGGATTTGCCGTAGCATTGAGTGAATCACCTGTTTGGGTGATGAATATAGTTCCTGCTAGCATGAGGAATACTTTGTCAGCCATTTATGACCGTGGTCTGGTTGGTGCTTTTCATGATTGGTATGTTCATGTTTTTGGGAAACTTTTTATGTATTGTtatgattttgttttttgtttttttgaatgAATCATGCCGCTGTTGTTCTGGTTATGTTCAGTTAAggtcaaattattattttttggcCTCCCCACGAAATCGTCAAGTAATTGGTGAAGGAATAGTTGTCCAGAATTTTTATCTTTTTGCATCTAATACCTGTTTCTGCATCAGGTGTGAACCGTTCTCAACTTATCCTCGCACATATGATCTGTTGCATGCCAACCATCTTTTCTCTCACTATAAGAACCGTGGGAAAGGTTGCATGCTTGAAGATATCATGCTGGAGATGGATCGTATAGCACGACCTCAGGTACATATTTTAAGATGTTTCCTCTCAATTGCCATAAATACAGCATAGTAATGAAaagtaaaaataaacaaaaagtcGTTGAAATGAAAAGATGGATTTTCTCTAATTCTAACAAGGTCTGAAGCATTGACAAAAGCATTTCAATAAaatggcttgtattaaatttagaGAATTCCAATTATAATTCTCTCCCAATTACATGTCATGGTCAGAATCATCTAACCAGAATTCAAAGTGAGTAAAAAAATAGAGAATTTATAGTGCATTTAAGTTTACGTGTTGACTACTTGACTAAGGTTTTAAGTTCTGTTTTACACGTTCTGAGCTATTACCCCAATACTCTGTAGTCAAGTAGTGGAGTTTTTCCTCTAGTCAGCCAATGCTTGATTTCATTTCCTTGAAAGGATGGCATTATGTCCtcttaatatttcaaatttaattgCCATATGTAAGAGTTCATTGGGAAATTTGTTTCACAGGGACTTATGATCATTCGAGACGAAGAGGCCATTACCTCAAGAATTCAAGCTCTGGCTCCAAAATTTCTGTGGGATGTTGAATCCCATGTCCTGGAAaatcaagaaaagaagaaagaaactgTGTTAATCTGTCGAAAGAAATTCTGGGCAATAGTCTGAGGTCATCTAGGCTAGATAAAAAGAGCTTAAATTTTTCTTCTGCCCATGTAAGTTGCTTACTGTATCTCCTTGTATTAGTTGAAATTGTAGGATGAAGTGAGGTAAATGTTTCTTACTTATATTCATTACTGAAATCTTATGTAAATTTGTAGAGTACTTGGCATTTTGTGTTCACATCATGTGAGGAATACCAATGTGATTCCTTCCTAATTCCTTCAAGTCTAGTAGGAGACAGATTGGTTTCAATAACCTAAATTTCCAAGTTTGACATTGAGAAAGATGATATAGATGAAAATCAATGTCTCACaggtattaatatatatatttttttatttgcttTGTGGAAAATCTTCTAAATACTCCTTAATATTAATATTAGGTAGAATGATTGTGATTTTGTTTTGAATTATTAATTTGGTATTTTAGTTCAAAATATTTTGATTAAAATGGAGTTTAGAGGtctatttgaaatattttataaaataccaAAGATAGTGGATATGACTTGGTGTAAGGATTAGTACTCCTAAAAGAATCcattataaaaataacaaaagaagTACCGTAATAGAATCAATCGAGtattttttagaaataaaaaagaaaaagtgaAAACATTTTCTTCTTTTTACATGGATATTAAGAGAAAATtctaatgacccaactactctagactttggaccattaacgaaaactatacatagaccctaatccttaatggaacttacaagtgaaaaaattataactttattaaaaacttgtaaaaacaaatgtcaaacttacataaaactcaaagtaggatatgagatcctattgttttaaaatcaaaacataacatcaagtgattaaaagagattacataaataagtgcggaaaaatacacataaaaccataagtaaagacttcatccttgaatcgaaactctcggctctttgaattcattctgcctcaatacacattccccaagcatccaagaacccttcccgccactaaagctattttcctgcacatataaacaaaaaggagtgagcctaatgccccagcaaggaaaatctaacatataaccatatgcataaaattcataatgtaacataaaacatatcataacacttatgtcacatacatactataatgaccattattacttggggtcccataaactaaacaagtcatatgcccataatctatttggggcttgttagttgtacgggtcatatgcccaagtgtacaa is a window of Humulus lupulus chromosome 4, drHumLupu1.1, whole genome shotgun sequence DNA encoding:
- the LOC133831591 gene encoding probable methyltransferase PMT7 isoform X1 translates to MGGGIPLRSAFDSKSGRLIMLLLLVMLASFYAGTLFGNQAPIYVSQLASDNSSSIVFEGAGNSSFTNQVALSYRKTPIEIPERGLDVCPLTFNEYIPCHNVTYVKQLQNLDLSRREELERHCPPLEKRLFCLVPPPEDYKIPIRWPTSRDYVWRSNVNHTHLAEVKGGQNWVHDMGQVWWFPGGGTHFKHGAPEYIQRLGDMITNETGNLRSAGVVQVLDVGCGVASFSAYLLPLDIQTMSFAPKDGHENQIQFALERGISAMISAIATKQLPYPSSSFEMVHCSRCRVDWHENDGILLKEVNRLLRTNGYFVYSAPPAYRKDKNYPMIWEKLVNITSAMCWKLIAQKVQTAIWKKVDDQSCLLRNADEGILDICDSVDDSTASWNTPLRNCVQVRGAQTHPQELPSRPERLSVYSESLSRIGIGQEEFASDTAFWQDQIGHYWRLLNVNETEVRNVMDMNAFCGGFAVALSESPVWVMNIVPASMRNTLSAIYDRGLVGAFHDWCEPFSTYPRTYDLLHANHLFSHYKNRGKGCMLEDIMLEMDRIARPQGLMIIRDEEAITSRIQALAPKFLWDVESHVLENQEKKKETVLICRKKFWAIV
- the LOC133831591 gene encoding probable methyltransferase PMT7 isoform X2, which produces MGGGIPLRSAFDSKSGRLIMLLLLVMLASFYAGTLFGNQAPIYVSQLASDNSSSIGAGNSSFTNQVALSYRKTPIEIPERGLDVCPLTFNEYIPCHNVTYVKQLQNLDLSRREELERHCPPLEKRLFCLVPPPEDYKIPIRWPTSRDYVWRSNVNHTHLAEVKGGQNWVHDMGQVWWFPGGGTHFKHGAPEYIQRLGDMITNETGNLRSAGVVQVLDVGCGVASFSAYLLPLDIQTMSFAPKDGHENQIQFALERGISAMISAIATKQLPYPSSSFEMVHCSRCRVDWHENDGILLKEVNRLLRTNGYFVYSAPPAYRKDKNYPMIWEKLVNITSAMCWKLIAQKVQTAIWKKVDDQSCLLRNADEGILDICDSVDDSTASWNTPLRNCVQVRGAQTHPQELPSRPERLSVYSESLSRIGIGQEEFASDTAFWQDQIGHYWRLLNVNETEVRNVMDMNAFCGGFAVALSESPVWVMNIVPASMRNTLSAIYDRGLVGAFHDWCEPFSTYPRTYDLLHANHLFSHYKNRGKGCMLEDIMLEMDRIARPQGLMIIRDEEAITSRIQALAPKFLWDVESHVLENQEKKKETVLICRKKFWAIV
- the LOC133831591 gene encoding probable methyltransferase PMT7 isoform X3 — its product is MGGGIPLRSAFDSKSGRLIMLLLLVMLASFYAGTLFGNQAPIYVSQLASDNSSSIGNSSFTNQVALSYRKTPIEIPERGLDVCPLTFNEYIPCHNVTYVKQLQNLDLSRREELERHCPPLEKRLFCLVPPPEDYKIPIRWPTSRDYVWRSNVNHTHLAEVKGGQNWVHDMGQVWWFPGGGTHFKHGAPEYIQRLGDMITNETGNLRSAGVVQVLDVGCGVASFSAYLLPLDIQTMSFAPKDGHENQIQFALERGISAMISAIATKQLPYPSSSFEMVHCSRCRVDWHENDGILLKEVNRLLRTNGYFVYSAPPAYRKDKNYPMIWEKLVNITSAMCWKLIAQKVQTAIWKKVDDQSCLLRNADEGILDICDSVDDSTASWNTPLRNCVQVRGAQTHPQELPSRPERLSVYSESLSRIGIGQEEFASDTAFWQDQIGHYWRLLNVNETEVRNVMDMNAFCGGFAVALSESPVWVMNIVPASMRNTLSAIYDRGLVGAFHDWCEPFSTYPRTYDLLHANHLFSHYKNRGKGCMLEDIMLEMDRIARPQGLMIIRDEEAITSRIQALAPKFLWDVESHVLENQEKKKETVLICRKKFWAIV